Proteins co-encoded in one Callospermophilus lateralis isolate mCalLat2 chromosome 2, mCalLat2.hap1, whole genome shotgun sequence genomic window:
- the LOC143391486 gene encoding olfactory receptor 5P76 yields MDSLVNGNHSAVTEFILLGLTEDPVLRVFLFVLILCIYLVTICGNLSTIILIRVSSQLHHPMYFFLSHLASADIGYSSSVTPNMLVNFLVKRNAISYLGCAIQLGSAVFFGTVECFLLAAMAYDRFVAICNPLLYSTKMSTQVCLQLFVVAYTGGFLNASSFVISFFSLLFCGPNRVNHFFCDFAPLVKLSCSDVSVPSVVPSFSAGSIIVVTVFVIAVSYIYIIITILRMRSTEGRHKAFSTCTSHLTAVTLFYGTITFIYVMPKSSYSTDQNKVVSVFYMVVIPMLNPLIYSLRNQEIKGALKRQLGRKIFS; encoded by the coding sequence ATGGATTCCCTGGTCAATGGGAACCACTCTGCAGTGACAGAGTTCATTCTATTGGGCTTAACTGAGGATCCAGTCCTCCGAGTCTTCCTCTTTGTTCTCATCCTGTGCATCTACCTGGTGACCATCTGTGGCAATCTCAGCACAATCATTCTCATCAGAGTCTCTTCTCAGCTCCATCACCCCATGTACTTTTTTCTGAGCCATTTAGCTTCTGCTGACATAGGCTATTCGTCTTCTGTCACACCCAATATGCTTGTAAACTTCCTGGTGAAGAGGAATGCCATCTCCTACCTTGGATGTGCCATCCAGCTTGGTTCAGCAGTGTTCTTTGGGACAGTGGAGTGCTTCCTTCTGGCTGCCATGGCCTATGATCGCTTTGTGGCAATCTGCAACCCACTGCTTTACTCCACCAAAATGTCCACACAAGTCTGTCTCCAGTTATTTGTAGTGGCTTATACAGGGGGTTTCCTCAATGCTTCCTCCtttgtcatttctttcttttctttgctcTTCTGTGGACCAAAtcgagtcaaccattttttctgtGATTTTGCTCCATTAGTTAAGCTCTCCTGTTCTGATGTCAGTGTTCCCTCGGTTGTTCCTTCATTTTCTGCTGGCTCCATTATTGTGGTCACTGTGTTTGTCATTGCCGTCTCCTACATctacatcatcatcaccatcctgAGGATGCGCTCCACTGAGGGGCGCCACAAGGCCTTCTCCACCTGCACCTCCCACCTCACTGCAGTCACTCTGTTCTATGGGACCATTACCTTCATTTATGTGATGCCCAAGTCCAGCTACTCCACTGACCAGAACAAGGTGGTGTCTGTGTTCTACATGGTGGTGATCCCCATGCTGAATCCCCTCATTTACAGTCTCAGGAACCAGGAGATTAAGGGAGCTCTGAAGAGACAGCTTGGCAGGAAAATTTTTTCTTAG